A section of the Calditrichota bacterium genome encodes:
- a CDS encoding PorV/PorQ family protein produces MRIKTYFMTTVFVLLMMTSLAFGQNIKKVAQSYMPFLSLEVGARAQALSGAFIAVPGDPDNIFYNPSGLAYVRGISFSLSRTNWFAGIGYEGGSLAMNFGDWGTFGLSVINMDYGTFRRTEVDAHAWEGYIERGTFSVSEWAIGLAYAKQLTDRFSFGAQAKYAYQDLGTSRIWQYWGTQFEYSANVKNEEKTMAYDLGTYYHTGFKSLQIGMYIRNFANRPLPLTFGFGMAMYLNDLFLSGNSPHRFLLTTDFLHPKDYSERYNVGLEYSFYNKAFLRFGYRGNYDEEKMTFGAGYHQQIGNMSFILDYTAIPFGVFGWVHQISFGMNWR; encoded by the coding sequence ATGAGAATCAAAACATATTTCATGACAACGGTCTTCGTCCTCTTGATGATGACGTCACTGGCTTTCGGGCAAAACATCAAAAAAGTGGCACAAAGCTACATGCCGTTTTTGAGTCTTGAAGTAGGCGCCAGAGCCCAGGCCCTTTCCGGTGCCTTTATCGCGGTGCCCGGTGACCCGGACAATATTTTTTACAATCCGTCCGGTCTGGCCTACGTAAGAGGAATCAGCTTTTCCCTGTCCCGAACCAACTGGTTTGCAGGAATTGGCTACGAAGGGGGTTCCCTCGCTATGAATTTCGGGGATTGGGGCACATTCGGATTAAGCGTCATCAATATGGATTATGGAACGTTTCGCCGGACGGAAGTGGATGCCCACGCATGGGAAGGATACATCGAACGCGGCACCTTTTCTGTGAGCGAATGGGCGATCGGGTTGGCGTATGCCAAGCAATTGACCGATCGATTTTCCTTTGGCGCACAGGCCAAATATGCCTACCAGGATCTGGGAACCAGCCGAATCTGGCAGTATTGGGGAACGCAATTTGAGTATTCGGCCAACGTTAAAAATGAAGAAAAAACGATGGCATACGATCTGGGAACCTATTATCATACGGGATTTAAAAGCCTGCAAATCGGAATGTACATTCGGAATTTTGCTAATCGACCCCTCCCCCTGACATTCGGATTCGGAATGGCCATGTATCTGAATGATCTCTTTTTATCCGGGAACTCCCCTCATCGCTTTTTACTGACAACCGACTTTCTTCACCCGAAAGATTATTCGGAGCGATACAATGTGGGATTGGAATATTCGTTCTATAATAAGGCCTTTTTACGATTTGGGTATCGCGGAAATTACGATGAAGAAAAGATGACATTCGGAGCGGGCTATCACCAACAGATCGGGAATATGAGTTTTATACTGGATTACACAGCCATTCCGTTTGGTGTGTTTGGCTGGGTTCATCAGATTAGTTTTGGTATGAATTGGCGGTAA
- a CDS encoding T9SS type A sorting domain-containing protein — MMNQKIYGLFLIIGLSMLLFNPINSYSQKPTRFLALGEFWHYEENDFSGGWESSWIWPGNRWREKGPGEIRQMGANARLVGPGFGVKDWTDRRKRFHPYYICSSNAGEYLHTTDASSEPYGTFEKVLRVRPPDVYIDGKLQGERHPYDRIDPTLPVDGIIHGKVNFPIGITADMTWYSSAAKNADMYMILDVTLTNTGNTNSTPRIELRNQTLHGLCWAYMPEPMVTFEGATQNAAIWEGNNDDWVEYYGENYLDYIGSGNPLHPAGDPTADSLRLWILWDGDNNLLPGDDVGDPDRNVGFVEQTPGHGRILSPQYVGWGILHADKSVDDKTNDLSQPFSTVWRPGTVRWGESDYDKLYQFLFSGNHMKSPQEMGYTEPNDPEHVAAPYAYLGVGPYEMPFGSSVHITMLVVINGLSRENCEKVGLEWYNAHHGGEGLTDEQKDALVATGRDSLMKYYSMAYRRYFRNIAEGRNPFTVPKPPPAPDLWVEAGNRCVKLHWSDVSQEPDPDTGVKDFAGYRVYRSHSTGEPGFSGNEGPYDLIWECGGNSGVPVDTQFVDTGVQRGFAYWYYVTAYDDGSQNWEDGKPLESGKYWNMMQKNMPVHPYYKPEQVKTLDKVRVVPNPYNYASRPMNFPDEENKIMFVGLPPKCTIKIFTVTGNLVKTLHHTNGTGEEPWDQLTEYNQIVYSGVYIYVIESDIGTTTGKFVIVREGEQVE; from the coding sequence ATGATGAATCAAAAAATATACGGTTTATTCCTGATTATTGGATTAAGCATGTTGCTGTTTAATCCAATCAATTCGTACAGCCAAAAACCAACACGGTTTTTGGCCCTCGGGGAATTCTGGCATTACGAGGAGAACGATTTCAGCGGGGGCTGGGAGAGCTCCTGGATTTGGCCCGGAAACCGCTGGCGGGAAAAAGGACCGGGCGAAATCCGTCAGATGGGTGCCAATGCCCGATTGGTGGGGCCGGGATTTGGCGTGAAAGATTGGACGGATCGCCGAAAACGCTTTCATCCGTACTACATCTGTTCCTCCAATGCCGGGGAATACCTGCATACAACCGATGCCTCATCGGAACCGTATGGGACATTTGAAAAGGTGCTGCGCGTGCGTCCGCCGGATGTGTACATAGATGGCAAACTCCAGGGTGAACGGCATCCATACGACCGGATTGATCCGACTTTGCCGGTGGACGGCATCATTCACGGCAAGGTAAACTTCCCCATCGGAATTACCGCGGACATGACCTGGTATTCCAGCGCGGCAAAAAATGCGGATATGTACATGATTCTGGATGTGACTTTGACCAACACCGGTAACACCAACAGCACTCCCCGAATTGAACTCAGGAATCAAACCCTGCATGGTTTATGCTGGGCGTACATGCCGGAACCCATGGTTACCTTTGAAGGCGCCACGCAAAATGCCGCTATCTGGGAAGGAAACAATGACGACTGGGTGGAATATTATGGGGAGAATTATCTGGATTATATTGGCTCGGGCAACCCCCTGCATCCGGCGGGCGATCCCACGGCCGATTCTCTGCGGCTTTGGATCTTGTGGGACGGCGATAACAACCTGCTCCCCGGAGACGATGTGGGTGACCCGGATCGAAATGTCGGGTTTGTCGAGCAAACACCGGGACACGGACGCATTCTTTCACCCCAATATGTGGGCTGGGGCATTTTGCACGCCGACAAAAGTGTGGACGACAAAACCAACGACCTGTCCCAGCCGTTTTCCACGGTCTGGCGGCCCGGAACCGTGCGCTGGGGTGAAAGCGACTACGACAAGCTGTATCAGTTTTTATTCAGTGGCAATCACATGAAAAGCCCCCAGGAAATGGGCTACACCGAACCAAACGACCCCGAACACGTGGCGGCGCCGTATGCCTATTTGGGGGTGGGCCCCTATGAAATGCCGTTTGGAAGCAGTGTTCACATCACCATGCTGGTGGTCATCAATGGTCTCTCCCGGGAAAATTGTGAGAAGGTGGGACTGGAGTGGTACAATGCCCATCATGGCGGAGAAGGCCTTACCGATGAGCAGAAGGATGCCCTGGTGGCGACGGGTCGGGATTCTCTGATGAAGTATTACAGCATGGCCTACCGGCGGTATTTTCGAAACATTGCGGAGGGACGGAATCCCTTTACCGTGCCCAAACCACCACCCGCGCCGGATTTATGGGTGGAGGCTGGAAACAGGTGCGTGAAACTGCATTGGAGCGATGTTTCCCAGGAGCCGGATCCGGATACGGGTGTGAAAGATTTTGCGGGATATCGCGTATACCGGTCGCACAGTACGGGAGAGCCGGGATTCAGCGGGAACGAAGGGCCCTACGATCTGATCTGGGAGTGTGGAGGCAACAGCGGCGTCCCGGTGGACACGCAGTTTGTGGACACCGGCGTGCAGCGTGGGTTTGCGTACTGGTACTACGTGACGGCCTACGACGACGGCTCACAGAACTGGGAGGACGGCAAGCCTTTGGAGTCGGGCAAGTACTGGAACATGATGCAGAAAAATATGCCGGTTCACCCTTACTATAAACCGGAACAAGTAAAGACGTTAGACAAGGTACGGGTGGTACCGAATCCGTACAACTACGCGTCACGTCCCATGAATTTTCCGGACGAAGAGAATAAAATTATGTTTGTGGGGCTTCCGCCGAAATGCACGATTAAGATTTTCACAGTGACGGGGAATCTGGTCAAGACGCTTCACCATACGAACGGGACGGGGGAAGAACCCTGGGATCAGCTCACGGAATACAATCAAATTGTGTACTCAGGCGTGTACATTTATGTGATCGAAAGCGATATCGGAACAACCACGGGTAAATTTGTCATTGTTCGTGAAGGAGAGCAAGTTGAATAA